In Callospermophilus lateralis isolate mCalLat2 chromosome 18, mCalLat2.hap1, whole genome shotgun sequence, one DNA window encodes the following:
- the LOC143384152 gene encoding vomeronasal type-1 receptor 1-like — translation MVFLTQTGVGFVGNLSLLCLYNFTLLTGSHFRPTDLILNQVVLANSIVLFAKGVPQTLAALGWRHFLDDTRCKLVFYFYRVSTGVSFSTLCLFNGFQALKLNPRICRWITLKIRSLRFIGFCCFLCWALHLLINSFLPLIVKGPLNKENLSVDGDHGYCSWEVPERHSTLYTVLYFSPDLLSLVLMAWASGSIVLVLHRHRQQVQHIHSRVLYPPPSHEARATRTILILVSSFVVFYSVYTVLTIWMTLAPSRGQWVMNSSVLVSSCFPALSPFVLIISDTRVSRFLSYCRARTRCAS, via the coding sequence ATGGTTTTCCTCACTCAGACAGGAGTGGGATTCGTGGGAAACCTCTCCCtcctttgtctctataatttcacCTTGCTCACTGGAAGTCACTTTAGACCCACAGACTTGATTCTCAATCAAGTGGTACTGGCCAATTCCATTGTTCTTTTTGCTAAAGGGGTCCCTCAGACTCTGGCAGCTCTGGGATGGAGACATTTCCTGGATGACACGAGATGTAAACTTGTCTTCTATTTTTATAGAGTGAGCACTGGTGTCTCCTTCAGCACTTTGTGCCTGTTCAATGGCTTCCAGGCCCTAAAGCTAAACCCCAGAATTTGCAGGTGGATCACGCTCAAGATTAGATCACTACGATTTATCGGCTTCTGCTGTTTCCTCTGCTGGGCCCTGCATCTCTTGATAAATTCATTTCTGCCTTTAATAGTGAAAGGCCCATTGAATAAGGAAAATCTCAGTGTGGATGGGGATCATGGGTACTGTTCTTGGGAAGTGCCAGAGAGACACAGCACCTTATACACTGTCTTGTACTTCTCCCCTGACTTGTTGAGTCTGGTCCTCATGGCCTGGGCCAGTGGCTCCATTGTCCTTGTCCTGCACAGACACAGGCAGCAGGTTCAGCACATCCACAGCCGCGTCCTCTATCCGCCACCTTCTCATGAGGCCAGAGCCACGCGCACCATCCTGATCCTGGTGagctcctttgttgtcttttattCTGTCTACACTGTTTTGACCATTTGGATGACTCTTGCCCCAAGTAGAGGCCAGTGGGTCATGAACAGCTCTGTGCTGGTGTCCTCGTGTTTCCCAGCACTCAGCCCCTTTGTGCTCATCATCAGTGATACCCGCGTCTCTCGGTTCCTCTCTTACTGCAGAGCAAGGACACGTTGTGCctcctga